In Gemmatimonadaceae bacterium, the sequence CGATGCGATCGGTGAACACAACCGTGAGCGGAATGCCCTCCGCGAGACCGAGGGCAATGACGCGCCGTTCCCCGTAGTCCCGGCGGAGATCATCGTACTCGACGTACGTCCCCTCGAAAATCTGGCAGGCGAACGCGAAGTCAAAGCCGCGCTGTTGCCAGTTGCGAGCGCTCTTGGCGGGATCCCACTCGAACGTCATTGCCAAACCTACACTTGTATATACACCTGGTCAAGATGGTGGTTCCACCGATATAACGCCAAGTTCTGCCGCGGGGACTCATAAGAATGCGACAGGTGGGCGCAACGAGCCAGTCACCATCTGCCCCAGCCCCGTCGGCAGCAGCGATTCGTTATGCCGCCCGGCTTTGGACGGTGTGAAGCGCCCCGGGTTTGATGGAGGCTCCCCGCTTTGAGAGATTGGGAGCATGGCACGAGACAAAGGGATTGGTCGG encodes:
- a CDS encoding BrnT family toxin; this encodes MTFEWDPAKSARNWQQRGFDFAFACQIFEGTYVEYDDLRRDYGERRVIALGLAEGIPLTVVFTDRIDADGHLVRRLISARVSHRKERRRYAESLKAIQTPDEGSR